Proteins encoded by one window of Terriglobales bacterium:
- a CDS encoding biopolymer transporter ExbD has product MQMNRDDSDSGLQSEINITPLVDVVLVLLIIFMVVVPLLMQGYNVDIPRTSAQPAAAQAAESRLILSIAPSGCRILQPPKGEGLPADCQVILANQKIPAADLPARVAQILSAQPTEKRVLFLDADDRLNYEGVLRIIDLAKSNVEDLKIEFITH; this is encoded by the coding sequence ATGCAGATGAATAGAGACGATTCCGATTCGGGTCTGCAGTCCGAGATCAACATTACGCCGCTGGTCGACGTGGTGCTCGTGCTGCTGATCATCTTCATGGTCGTTGTCCCGCTGCTGATGCAGGGCTACAACGTCGACATACCTCGAACCTCCGCACAGCCCGCGGCCGCGCAGGCCGCAGAATCGCGGCTGATTCTGAGCATTGCGCCGAGCGGCTGCCGCATCCTCCAGCCGCCGAAAGGCGAGGGGCTCCCTGCGGACTGTCAAGTTATCCTGGCCAATCAAAAAATTCCCGCAGCCGATTTGCCCGCGCGAGTAGCTCAGATTCTGAGCGCTCAGCCCACGGAAAAGCGTGTGCTGTTCCTGGACGCCGACGACAGATTGAACTACGAGGGTGTTCTGCGCATCATCGACCTCGCGAAGTCGAACGTCGAAGATTTAAAAATCGAATTCATTACCCACTGA